The Colius striatus isolate bColStr4 chromosome 24, bColStr4.1.hap1, whole genome shotgun sequence genome includes a window with the following:
- the TMEM35B gene encoding transmembrane protein 35B, translating to MAAAFTALRVLLGLFFLLTGVLKLSDQLSVDLHQHMKSQFVRFAEVFPLKAFGLALEPGRYLEVVGWTEAVAGLLLAIGPQLLQEISNFVLSVVMIGAIYTLLVLREPLAMCAPATLCLGLLLLLNIRGYSDPPKPKFE from the exons ATGGCGGCGGCGTTCACGGCCCTCCGCGTCCTCCTCGGGCTCTTCTTCCTGCTCACGGGCGTCCTGAAGCTCTCCGACCAGCTCTCGGTCGACCTGCACCAGCACATG AAGTCCCAGTTCGTGCGGTTCGCGGAGGTCTTTCCCCTGAAGGCGTTTGGGTTGGCGCTGGAGCCGGGCCGGTACCTGGAGGTGGTGGGCTGGACGGAGGCggtggctgggctgctgctggccatcgggccccagctcctgcaggagATCAGCAACTTCGTGCTCAGTGTCGTCATGATCG GTGCCATCTACACGCTGCTGGTGCTGCGGGAGCCGCTGGCCATGTGTGCCCCGGCCACCCTCTGCCTcggcctcctcctgctgctcaaCATCCGAGGGTACTCCGACCCCCCCAAGCCCAAGTTCGAGTGA
- the LOC133627674 gene encoding platelet-activating factor receptor-like, with the protein MMASQRGGSARGAQVPAGEVVLSESMSLPCPPGAVTGAVPLTVPSSLQEPGMNSSAPGPLPAGHPGECVPSDPVQFLLVPAVYCLVLCVGLPSNLLALLVFLQSGKVRKAIRIYLINLTLADILFNLTLPLWIPYYLAGGNWLLSEAACRLAGAAYYLATYSAVTFMALIGFNRLCAVRAARRELPLTGRRGAVLACALAWLLGLGCAVPTLATRQTFPSRDGATGCFEQHGRQRAYAYATVGFFAAAFLVLLGTYASIARSLSAPAASPGSHRRQARAMVLGMLLVFVVCVAPYHVTLAPWVGSQPPTPLCGPPAALDVLHALSVALLSLNSCLDPLVYCFSIRRFRADLGRTLRGIGRCLPLRPPAPAAPVPSARTSSCASS; encoded by the coding sequence ATGATGGCATCCCAGCGTGGAGGCTCTGCCCGTGGTGCCCAGGTGCCAGCTGGAGAGGTTGTTCTGTCTGAGTCCATGTCCCTTCCCTGTCCCCCCGGGGCTGTGACTGGGGCTGTGCCATTGACTGTCCCCTCGTCTTTGCAGGAGCCTGGGATGAACAGCTCGGCTCCGGGGCCGCTGCCAGCGGGACACCCTGGCGAGTGCGTGCCCAGCGACCCGGTGCAGTTCCTGCTGGTGCCTGCTGTCTACTGCCTGGTGCTGTGCGTGGGGCTGCCGAGCAACCTGCTGGCCTTGCTGGTTTTCCTGCAGAGCGGCAAGGTGAGGAAGGCCATCCGCATCTACCTCATCAACCTCACGCTGGCCGACATCCTCTTCAACCTCACCCTGCCCCTCTGGATCCCCTATTACCTGGCTGGGGGGAACTGGTTGCTCTCAGAGGCCGCGTGTCGCTTGGCCGGGGCCGCCTACTACCTGGCCACCTACAGCGCCGTCACCTTCATGGCTCTGATCGGCTTCAACCGCCTGTGCGCGGTGCGTGCGGCGCGGCGGGAGCTGCCGCTGACGGGGCGCCGCGGGGCCGTGCTGGCCTGCGCCCTggcctggctgctggggctgggctgcgcCGTGCCCACGCTGGCCACACGGCAAACCTTCCCCTCCCGGGACGGGGCCACGGGCTGCTTCGAGCAGCACGGCCGGCAGCGCGCCTACGCCTACGCCACGGTGGGCTTCTTCGCCGCCGCCTTCCTGGTGCTGCTCGGCACTTACGCCTCCATCGCCCGCTCGCTCTCGGCGCCCGCCGCCTCGCCGGGCTCCCACCGGCGGCAGGCTCGTGCCAtggtgctggggatgctgctggtCTTCGTGGTCTGCGTGGCACCTTACCACGTCACTCTGGCCCCCTGGGTGGGCAGCCAGCCCCCAACGCCGCTCTGCGGGCCCCCCGCCGCCCTGGACGTGCTGCACGCGCTGAGCGTGGCCCTGCTCAGCCTCAACAGCTGCCTCGACCCTCTCGTTTATTGCTTCTCCATCCGGCGTTTCCGCGCCGACCTGGGACGGACCCTGCGCGGGATCggccgctgcctcccgctgcgccccccggcccccgccgcgcccGTGCCCAGCGCCCGCACGTCCTCCTGCGCCTCCTCGTAG